One Leptospira ellinghausenii genomic region harbors:
- a CDS encoding ATP-binding protein codes for MDKAAKFKVDPALTKILGESYTSVEAAIKELVDNCYDADSTIVSVEFPNPFDHSKIIITDNGEGMTPDEVRDQYLKIASSRTSRKGDTTHGKKRKVKGRKGIGKFAGLMIASFMEVKTKSKGQETTIVISKEDILDKDKDLDAIELPLSSIPCSKKSHGTTITLTGLNQNFTFPNPEKLKQILSREYLRENDFTVTVNGEEVSVKDIPGQKFEKEIKLSNGQIVTAVATITDKAHKYHGVNYRVDGKVIGKPNNLLSENELVPQKVQKRLHVEVKADCLLSDTTADWGEINESSKLKQEIEEALQSWMVDSLQEGCKQEMILAKARHQKKINAYLSKLPEFKQQIAKAALEKVIERFWTEDDSKIDTIISIMIDAFEKGHYWAVLENIDQADDHHIEKLAEAFNEFGLYEITMMTHQASAKAKFLDRLQTLIDNPDTLEATVHQALSNNLWILGYEYSHFISNQSLKKACEQLCDKFYKGENANKRPDLFLGMAYNRERLLIEFKRPSHTLTRYDEAQAQRYRDELSTMFPNDRIIVKLIGGDTGGKIKQQNNANDLAYHSFTEIISNARANYDWLINELTQSNG; via the coding sequence ATGGACAAAGCAGCAAAGTTTAAAGTAGACCCAGCACTGACCAAAATTTTAGGAGAAAGTTACACTTCTGTTGAGGCAGCGATAAAAGAATTGGTTGACAATTGCTATGATGCGGACTCTACAATAGTTTCAGTTGAATTTCCTAATCCTTTTGACCATTCAAAAATTATCATAACCGACAACGGGGAGGGTATGACGCCCGATGAAGTTAGAGATCAATATTTAAAAATTGCAAGCAGTAGAACTTCACGTAAAGGAGATACCACACACGGTAAAAAACGAAAAGTAAAAGGACGTAAAGGGATAGGAAAATTTGCAGGACTAATGATTGCAAGTTTTATGGAAGTTAAAACTAAATCGAAAGGACAAGAAACAACCATTGTAATTTCAAAAGAAGACATACTAGACAAGGACAAAGACCTTGATGCAATTGAACTGCCACTAAGTTCAATTCCTTGCAGCAAGAAGAGCCACGGAACAACAATTACGTTGACGGGGCTAAATCAAAATTTTACTTTTCCTAATCCTGAAAAACTTAAACAAATTTTATCCAGAGAATATTTACGAGAAAACGATTTTACTGTGACTGTAAATGGAGAAGAAGTTAGTGTAAAAGATATTCCAGGACAAAAATTTGAAAAAGAAATAAAACTTTCAAATGGTCAGATTGTTACTGCTGTTGCGACAATAACAGACAAAGCTCATAAGTATCACGGAGTAAATTATAGAGTTGATGGAAAGGTTATCGGCAAGCCCAATAACCTTTTATCAGAAAATGAACTTGTCCCACAAAAAGTACAAAAAAGATTGCACGTCGAAGTAAAGGCAGATTGCTTATTGAGCGACACAACAGCGGATTGGGGAGAAATAAATGAAAGCAGTAAACTTAAACAAGAAATTGAAGAAGCATTGCAAAGCTGGATGGTTGATAGTTTACAAGAAGGTTGCAAACAAGAAATGATACTTGCGAAAGCAAGACATCAAAAAAAGATTAATGCTTACTTATCAAAACTCCCAGAATTTAAACAGCAGATTGCTAAAGCAGCACTTGAAAAAGTAATTGAAAGATTTTGGACAGAGGATGACAGCAAAATTGATACTATAATTTCCATAATGATTGATGCGTTTGAAAAAGGACATTATTGGGCAGTGTTAGAAAATATTGATCAAGCAGACGACCATCATATTGAAAAGTTAGCAGAAGCCTTCAATGAATTTGGTCTATATGAAATTACAATGATGACTCATCAGGCATCAGCAAAAGCTAAGTTCCTGGACAGGCTTCAAACTCTCATTGACAATCCCGATACATTAGAGGCAACAGTTCATCAAGCACTTTCAAATAACCTTTGGATTTTAGGTTATGAGTATTCACATTTTATTTCAAACCAATCATTGAAAAAAGCTTGCGAACAACTTTGTGACAAATTCTATAAAGGCGAAAACGCAAATAAACGACCCGATTTGTTTTTAGGAATGGCATATAATCGTGAACGACTTTTAATTGAGTTTAAAAGACCGTCACATACGTTGACACGATATGATGAAGCCCAAGCACAGCGCTACAGAGACGAACTTTCAACAATGTTTCCTAACGACAGAATTATTGTTAAATTAATTGGTGGTGATACAGGAGGAAAAATAAAACAACAGAACAATGCCAACGATCTGGCTTATCACTCTTTCACGGAAATTATTTCTAATGCAAGAGCTAATTATGATTGGCTGATCAATGAACTGACTCAATCAAATGGTTAA
- a CDS encoding HNH endonuclease translates to MQKFKLRAGHIRTLLHNQNFKCYVSGMELTYDNIEIEHIIPLTMGGEHSFENLCLVDRSLKELKRFKTKEEIIELCKIILANELQLSNN, encoded by the coding sequence ATGCAAAAATTTAAACTCAGGGCTGGACACATCAGAACCCTACTACATAACCAAAATTTCAAATGTTATGTTTCAGGAATGGAACTCACCTATGATAACATTGAAATAGAACACATCATTCCTCTAACTATGGGTGGCGAACACTCCTTTGAAAACTTGTGTCTCGTGGATCGGTCTCTAAAAGAATTAAAACGATTCAAGACAAAGGAAGAAATTATAGAATTATGTAAGATAATTTTAGCCAATGAACTACAATTATCAAATAATTAA